The nucleotide sequence TACATAGATAGCTGCAATGAATTCATAATCATCATCGATGAATGCCACCCCTGCATCCCCATGACTGTTGTTTGCAAGCAGTAACCCACCAATTTTCAGATATTTTTTACATTCCTGTGAAACAAAGCCAGCATACTGTGAGATGAGCAGATCGAAACTCTTTTCGTTAAGATCCAGCTCTCTGGAGTAATCAGAAGGTATGAAATGGAACACAGCATTTGTGTCATAGGCTTTTTTCTTTGAGATCTGATCAGCAACTGAACTTTTTTGTTCAAAGAATTTCTTTGCTCGCGGATCACTATCCACATATACAACTTCAGGGAAGAAAAAAGAAGGAGTAATATGTACAAAACTTCCTGGATAAAGGGCACTATTAATGTTGAATCTGGTTTTCAGGGATTCAAACAGATCTGCCCTTTCAAAGTTATTGTCAACATAGGATTGCTTGTATAGTTCCTGTACATCAACTTTTTTCATATAAATTATGAAGAGCTATAGTTCTATAAATTTGATCGTATGATCTGCTGATAATTAGCGGTTTTGTAGTTGACCATTTTACTTAATAAAAAATATGCAAACATATAAGTCATTAAATGCGAATGTTAACATGATAGATTGTTATTATCAAAAAGAATTGAAAACAAGGGTAAGTGATTATCGTTGTTCTTTCTGATACCGGTGAGATTTTTTAGTACTAATTTTGTTGAAGAGAGGTGATAGATATGGATAAAGGTTTTTCAAAGGATCTGAGTGAATTGATGCAGTTTCCATCTGAAGGGATCTTCAGTACGGTACTTGCCAAGGCTGAAGACTATAACTATACCCTGATGTGCCTTGCTGCCGGAACGAACATTGACGAACATACTTCTACGAAAACAGGAGTTGTTCAGGTCCTGAAAGGAAAAGGTGTTTTCAGATTGTTTGATAAGGATATCGGGATGAAGGAAGGTACCTTTATCTTCATGCCAGCAAATGCACCCCATTCTCTTCAGGCGGAGGAAGATCTGGCAATACTTCTTTGTCTCACAAAGTAAGATCGGTCAAAGGAAAAGCTACA is from Methanococcoides sp. AM1 and encodes:
- a CDS encoding cupin domain-containing protein, with protein sequence MDKGFSKDLSELMQFPSEGIFSTVLAKAEDYNYTLMCLAAGTNIDEHTSTKTGVVQVLKGKGVFRLFDKDIGMKEGTFIFMPANAPHSLQAEEDLAILLCLTK